A single bacterium DNA region contains:
- a CDS encoding enoyl-CoA hydratase/isomerase family protein, whose product MPEVIFEEVRKGIGVLTLAEPAALNAMDEAMALVFQKKVQELKGESLRALILTGAGRAFSAGGNLEMLEAKTKLSSEENKARMLDFYDKFLCVRDLDIPLIAAVNGHAIGAGLCLALACDIRVVSDTAKLGMTFTRLGLHPGMGGTFFLKKVVGEAAALELLLTGRIVQGKDVIDFGLARECCPADVVVKRAVSIATEIVGCGPLATKQLLNTLRGNKEELKVALLREAECQSENYASDQFIEGIRAVQEKRPPQFD is encoded by the coding sequence ATGCCAGAAGTAATATTTGAAGAAGTAAGGAAAGGAATAGGGGTGTTAACCCTTGCAGAACCAGCGGCTTTGAATGCCATGGATGAAGCCATGGCGCTTGTTTTTCAGAAGAAAGTGCAAGAATTGAAAGGAGAGTCTCTTCGAGCACTCATTCTTACGGGGGCTGGGCGTGCCTTTTCAGCGGGTGGGAATCTGGAAATGTTAGAGGCAAAAACCAAGTTGTCATCTGAAGAGAATAAAGCTCGGATGCTCGATTTTTACGATAAGTTTCTGTGTGTGCGAGATCTTGATATTCCGCTGATTGCTGCAGTTAATGGTCATGCTATTGGTGCTGGTCTTTGCCTGGCTTTGGCGTGTGATATTCGGGTTGTTTCAGATACGGCTAAGCTCGGTATGACATTTACTCGCTTGGGGCTGCATCCTGGAATGGGCGGAACTTTTTTCCTAAAAAAGGTGGTAGGAGAAGCAGCGGCACTGGAGCTGTTACTCACGGGAAGAATTGTTCAAGGAAAAGATGTCATTGATTTCGGTCTAGCACGGGAGTGTTGTCCTGCGGATGTTGTTGTAAAACGAGCCGTGAGTATTGCAACCGAAATTGTTGGATGTGGGCCACTGGCAACGAAGCAGTTGTTGAATACGCTTCGTGGTAATAAGGAGGAGCTGAAGGTCGCACTGTTAAGAGAGGCAGAGTGTCAAAGTGAAAACTATGCCAGTGACCAATTTATTGAGGGCATTAGAGCGGTTCAAGAGAAACGCCCTCCCCAGTTTGATTAA
- the rpsR gene encoding 30S ribosomal protein S18, which translates to MKKKLFVSNLDFSVTEEQLLEAFREIEEPVSLTLATERETGRSKGFAFVEMSSDDAAQRATDQLNEREINGRPIRVCEDRGKGGGAGGATSRAPSASGSSERKREFLPPIQRMQLFRRKKKLDPFMEDPSKSVDYRDIALLGKFVSDRGKILSRRMTGLSAYNQRKVAKAIKRAQSLGLMPYMN; encoded by the coding sequence ATGAAGAAGAAACTATTCGTCAGTAATCTTGATTTTAGTGTAACAGAAGAACAACTCCTTGAGGCTTTTCGAGAGATAGAAGAGCCAGTCAGTCTGACCCTGGCAACTGAGAGAGAGACGGGACGGTCCAAGGGATTCGCTTTTGTAGAGATGAGTTCTGATGACGCAGCTCAACGCGCAACCGATCAGTTGAATGAGCGAGAGATTAATGGTCGGCCGATCAGAGTATGTGAGGATCGAGGAAAGGGCGGTGGAGCTGGCGGAGCGACGTCACGAGCGCCTTCAGCGAGCGGAAGCAGCGAAAGGAAGCGAGAGTTTCTTCCCCCAATTCAAAGGATGCAGCTCTTCCGTCGCAAAAAGAAGTTGGACCCGTTCATGGAAGATCCGTCCAAGTCGGTAGACTATCGCGATATTGCGCTCCTCGGTAAGTTTGTTAGTGACAGAGGAAAGATTCTATCTCGTCGTATGACTGGGCTTTCAGCATATAACCAGAGGAAAGTCGCAAAGGCGATCAAAAGAGCGCAGAGCCTCGGTTTAATGCCTTACATGAACTAG
- a CDS encoding DUF445 family protein: METILLFFNIDSEVLPLFVLPLVGAVIGWVTNFIAVKMLFHPRKPYRLLFFELHGVFPKRQRALAEKLGHIVSEELFSANEVISHIQDAAQSQEMIDLISDHIEKVIRQRLPEVIPMISFVLNDDLVQTVRQTFVGELKIFLKEVTDKLAGSIEADLDVHKIVEEKVLNFSSDKLEEILFAIMRREFRFIEVIGAVLGFLIGLVQLAYLLSIGGFV, translated from the coding sequence ATGGAAACCATTCTTCTTTTTTTTAATATCGATTCAGAAGTCCTACCCCTATTCGTACTTCCCCTTGTCGGTGCCGTAATTGGTTGGGTAACCAATTTTATAGCGGTGAAAATGCTATTTCATCCTCGCAAGCCCTATCGACTTCTGTTTTTTGAACTCCATGGGGTATTCCCCAAGCGGCAGCGGGCTTTGGCTGAAAAACTTGGGCATATCGTCTCGGAGGAACTCTTCTCAGCGAATGAGGTGATATCGCATATTCAAGATGCAGCCCAATCTCAAGAGATGATAGACCTCATCAGTGATCATATCGAGAAAGTTATTCGACAACGGCTGCCAGAGGTGATTCCCATGATCTCCTTTGTTTTAAATGATGATCTGGTTCAAACCGTGAGGCAGACTTTTGTCGGCGAGTTAAAGATATTTCTGAAAGAAGTGACGGATAAGCTTGCTGGCTCAATTGAGGCAGATCTGGATGTCCATAAAATTGTCGAAGAAAAGGTACTGAACTTTTCTTCAGATAAGCTTGAGGAGATACTTTTTGCGATTATGAGACGAGAGTTTCGCTTCATAGAAGTTATTGGAGCTGTGCTTGGATTTCTCATAGGTTTAGTGCAGCTGGCCTACTTACTCTCTATAGGTGGGTTCGTCTAA